A genome region from Thermococcus onnurineus NA1 includes the following:
- the pcc1 gene encoding KEOPS complex subunit Pcc1 — protein MGLQGGPRNKEEAWPIEGVIELSFPDEETARVVYESVLYEHKSVPYRRSKIDFLLEGSRIIIHFLARDNSALRGTLNSYLRWIKVAMDSLEV, from the coding sequence ATGGGACTACAAGGAGGCCCTCGGAATAAAGAAGAAGCCTGGCCAATCGAGGGAGTAATTGAGCTCTCCTTTCCCGACGAGGAGACGGCTAGGGTAGTTTATGAGAGTGTCCTTTACGAGCATAAGAGCGTGCCGTATAGAAGGAGCAAAATCGATTTTCTCCTCGAGGGAAGTAGAATCATTATCCACTTTCTTGCGAGGGACAACTCGGCTTTGAGGGGAACCCTCAACTCATACCTTCGCTGGATTAAGGTCGCGATGGATTCTCTAGAAGTTTAG